The segment GTGGTAATCGTCGCGGACGCGTGCGCCTGGCCCGCGCCCGCGTCCGGCCGTCTCAGCCGCGGGCGGCGACGCCGCCCTGCAGAGCCTCCGCCAGCGGCGCCAGCTTTTCCCACACGTCCGGAAATCGCTTCTTCACATCGACGGGCCGGTGCTGCGCGTCGACGAACGCGTGGCTCGTCTCCCCTTCCGCCGCCAGCAGGCCCGGATGCGCCAGGAGCTCATCCGGCTTCGCTGCGGCCGTTTCTGCCCCGTCGCCGCCGGGCGCGCTCGCGTCCGCCTCGGGCAGCCGGTACACTTGGTAGCGGAAACGCATGCGCGTCCGCGTCAGCTCCAAAAGGCGCGTCTCCAGCCGAATCCAGTCGTCGTAGCGGGTCGAGGCGATGTAGCGGCAGCGCGCTTCCAGCACCGGCAGGAACAAGCCCGAGCGCTCCAGTTCCGCGTACTTCAGTCCGCAGGCGCGCAGCAGTTCCGTCCGCCCGATGACGAACCAGTCTAGGTAGCGCGCGTGGTACGTGATGCCCATCGAGTCGCACTCGTCGTAGCGCACCCGGAACAGGCAGCGACCCAACAGCTTTCCGTCCATCGCGATGCCCCCGTCGGCGCCCGCGTGCGCCGGGCGCCCGGCTTACTGGAACCGCCGGTAGTTTTCCGCAAACAAGCCGCGCAAATGGGCCGCCTGCGCGTCGTAGGCCTCCTTGTCGGCCCACATGGCCCGCGGATCCAGAAGCTCATCCGGCACGCCCGGGCAGCGCGTCGGGATGAGCAAGCCGAAATGTTCTTCCTTGCGGTACTCGACGTCGTCCAGCGCGCCCGTCAGCGCCGCCGCGATCAACGCCCGGGTGTACGGCAGGCTGATGCGCTGCCCGACGCCATAAGGGCCGCCGACCCACCCGGTGTTGACCAGGTACACCTTCGTGCGGTGGCGGCGGATGCGCTCGCCCAGCATCTTGGCGTACAGCGTCGCAGGCAGCGGCAGGAACGGCTCGCCGAACGCCGTGGAGAAGGTGGCCTCCGGCGTCGTAACGCCCCGCTCGGTGCCGGCCAGCTTGCTGGTGTAGCCGGAGAGAAAGTAATACATGGCCTGCTCTTCGTCCAGCCGGGCGATGGGCGGCAGCACGCCGAACGCGTCGGCGCTGAGGAAGAAGATGATGTTCGGATGGCCCGCCACGCCCTCGAGCACCGCGCCCGGGATGTGGTCCACGGGATACGCCGCGCGCGTGTTCTCCGTCAGCGACGCGTCGTCGTACTTCGGCTCCCGCGTCCGCTCGTCGAGCACCACGTTCTCCAGCAACGCCCCGAAGCGGATCGCGTCCCAGATTTGCGGCTCTTTCTCCCGCGACAGGCCGATGGTCTTGGCGTAGCAGCCGCCTTCGAAGTTGAAGGTGCCTTCGTCGGACCAGCCGTGCTCGTCGTCGCCGATGAGGCGGCGATTGGGGTCCGCGGACAACGTGGTCTTGCCCGTGCCCGACAAGCCGAAGAACAGCGCCACGTCGCCCCGCTCGCCCACGTTGGCCGCGCAATGCATGGGCAGCACGCCGCGCTCGGGCAGCAGCGCGTTCATGACGCTGAAGACCGACTTCTTCAGCTCGCCCGCGTAGCGGGTGCCGCCGATGAGAATGATTTGCTTGCCGAAGTGGATGATGATGAATGCCTCCGAACGGGTGCCGTCTCGTTCCGGCACCGCCTCAAACCCCGGCGCGTAAATCAGGTGCCAGTGTGCGAACGGTTGCGGTGCCGGTTCGCGGACCAGCAGGTTGCGGGCAAACGCGTTGTGCCATGCAAGCTCCGTCACGACCCGCACCCGCAGCTGGTGGCTTGGCGCCTTCCCCACGGCGCCGTCGAACACGAACAGCTCCCGCCCGCGCAAATATTCCGCCACCCGCTGCAGCAGCGCCTCGAACACCGGCTCCTCGATGGGCTGGTTCACCGGGCCGAACGCCACGCGCCCTTCGGCCCACGCGTCGCGGACGATGAACTTGTCCTTCGGCGAGCGGCCCGTATACTTCCCGGTCTCCACCACGAACGCGCCGCCGGCCGCAAAGCGCCCTTCGCCCCGCAGCACCGCCCGCTCCAGCAGCTCGGCGGTGGACAAGTTGTAATGGACTTTGCTCGCCCCAGCCAAGATCTGGTCCACCACGTTGCCCGTCACGATGGCCACCCCGTATAACCCCCCCGCTTCTCGGCCGAGCGGGCGGCTGCTGCACGCCGTCCCCACCGCTCAGCCCCGCCGTGCTCGCTAACGGATTCGGCCCAAGCCATCCAGTTCCTTCCGTCCCGATTCCCCCTATCGTATGTCCCTCTCACGCGCGCCTTGCCAGGCGGCCCCGTCAGGAGACTGGTTCCGCCAGACCATCGCTGAGACCACCGCTGCCCGCAGCCGCCAGTTCCCGGATGAGCGCCTCGATGCGCGCGGCCGGCTCGTCCAGCAAGGGCCCGTGGCCGGGCGCGAGGATGCGCGCCGGTACTTCCTTGAGCCTGGACAAAGTCTGCAAATACTGCTCCATGTGGCCGCCGGGAGGGCCAGCACGGGAGGAGCCGCCGCCGGCGTTGTCGCCGGTGAACAGCACGGCCCGCTCGCGCAGGAAGAAGCAAAGATGGTCGGGGGAATGGCCAGGGGCGTGGATGACGTCCAAGTGCAAGGCGCCCACGGAGATGGTCTCGCCGCCGAAAAGAGGCTGGTCGACGTCCAGGCCGTAGCGCTCGCGCAAGGCTTCCAAGGCCGAGGCGTGGGCCCGGACGGGGCAGCCGAACCTTTGCCGCAGCGCCGGCGCGCCGCCTGCGTGGCCGGGATGTGCGTGGGTCAGCAAGAGGGCTTTTACGGCCGGACGTCCCCGGCGGCGCCAGAGGTCGCACACGCGCGCCGCGCTTTCGTCGCCCGCGGGGCCGGCGTCGACGAGAACGGCTTCGCCGCCATGGGAGATGAGGTACACGTTGGCCTCGCCCGCGGGCGAGGCTGGCGAGGGCACGGGCGCGACGGCCACGCCTTGCCCCGAAAGCACCGCCAGCAGCGTCTCGGGCGTGTTGGGCTCCAGCACCTCTTCCCGCGGCCAGGAGGCGTCCTGAAAGGCCCGCACGGCGGCCCGGGCCCCGCCCAGCGAGGCCAGCTTCTCCAGCAGCGCCTTCGTGGGCCGCATCAGCGGCAGCTCGCCGGCCGCCTCGCGCGCCAGCGCCTCCTCCACGGGCAGCCAGCACCCGACGCTGACTTCGGGTGCGAACGGTGCAGGCTCCGCGCTCCCCGTGGCGTCGGCCACAAAAAAGCGCGTGTCGAATCGGAGCGGCGCCGCGGGCGGCGTCACCCAGCGCACCACATACCCGAGGCGCTCGCCCGCCAGCCGCCAGCCGCAGGCGCCGGCCGCGGCCAGCAAAGTCGTTTCGCCCGCGTGC is part of the Bacillota bacterium genome and harbors:
- the pckA gene encoding phosphoenolpyruvate carboxykinase (ATP), whose translation is MVTGNVVDQILAGASKVHYNLSTAELLERAVLRGEGRFAAGGAFVVETGKYTGRSPKDKFIVRDAWAEGRVAFGPVNQPIEEPVFEALLQRVAEYLRGRELFVFDGAVGKAPSHQLRVRVVTELAWHNAFARNLLVREPAPQPFAHWHLIYAPGFEAVPERDGTRSEAFIIIHFGKQIILIGGTRYAGELKKSVFSVMNALLPERGVLPMHCAANVGERGDVALFFGLSGTGKTTLSADPNRRLIGDDEHGWSDEGTFNFEGGCYAKTIGLSREKEPQIWDAIRFGALLENVVLDERTREPKYDDASLTENTRAAYPVDHIPGAVLEGVAGHPNIIFFLSADAFGVLPPIARLDEEQAMYYFLSGYTSKLAGTERGVTTPEATFSTAFGEPFLPLPATLYAKMLGERIRRHRTKVYLVNTGWVGGPYGVGQRISLPYTRALIAAALTGALDDVEYRKEEHFGLLIPTRCPGVPDELLDPRAMWADKEAYDAQAAHLRGLFAENYRRFQ
- a CDS encoding acyl-CoA thioesterase, which encodes MDGKLLGRCLFRVRYDECDSMGITYHARYLDWFVIGRTELLRACGLKYAELERSGLFLPVLEARCRYIASTRYDDWIRLETRLLELTRTRMRFRYQVYRLPEADASAPGGDGAETAAAKPDELLAHPGLLAAEGETSHAFVDAQHRPVDVKKRFPDVWEKLAPLAEALQGGVAARG